One Formosa agariphila KMM 3901 genomic window, ACAAAGAAGTGCTTGCACCGGGATTTCTTGAGGAGGTTAATAATTCTTTTAAAATAATTAGACCGTATTTTAATTATATGAGCGACGTGTTAACCACAAATATTAACGGAGAATCGCTCATATAATATAGAATTTGTAGTTAAATAACCTTTGCAAGTTGTTGAATATCGAACACCTGAATGTTATTTATAAGTTGTTCTTTAACAATATTCATCATACGTTTATTTAGAGTAGAAGAATTTTCAATATAGGTTAAATATTCCTCGACAGTAAACTGTCCGATAATCATACCTTTAATAGAATTTCTGAACTTAATGTCTTTCTGTATGGCATTTTCAATGTAAATAATCTTTTTTGATGTGGTTAAATCATAGAACATGCTTTTGTGTTTAGTAATGTAATTTTTAAGAACTTCAATAACTAAGTCTTCCTGAAATTTAATAATAGGCCGTAATGTTTCGTTTTGAAAACGTTCGGCACTACTCATGTTTTCATTTAGCTTGCCATACGAGGTCGCGGGGCGAATAGCTTTAAGATTGTTGTGTCTTGTTGTCATAATATTAAACATTTTTACTAAAATTATTAATTATCTGATTTCATAATTTTGTTGACGCTATTAGTTGTTAACCTTGTTATGAACAATTATTAATTTACCTTTACATAAAAAATAATTTTTATGAGATTTCATACCAGAAAATGGGTAAAACCAGAAGATTTAAACGCTAACGGAACATTATTTGGAGGTACGCTATTAGCTTGGATAGACGAAGAAGCTGCTTTGTATTCTATAATTCAATTAGAGAATAGTAGAGTTGTAACTAAATATATGTCTGAAATTAATTTTGTGAGTTCTGCAAAACAAGGCGATATTATAGAAATAGGTATTAGTGTGAAAAAATTTGGTAAATCATCTTTAACCCTAAAATGTGAAGTCCGAAATAAAATGACACGAGAAACTATTATTGAAGTGGAAAATATTATTATGGTGAATTTAGGTGAAGATGGAAAATCTAAGCCACATGGTAAAACCGAAATTGAATTTGTAAAAGACCGTTTAAGTAATCAATAATAAGGAAGTAATCCTTTTATTACGTTTTTTAAGTAAAATGAATAAATAGTGAACTAAAAATATTAAATTAGTATTAATTAATAAATAACCATTTTAAATATGAAAAAAATAATTTACATGACTTTAGCGCTTCTAGTGTTTTCGTGCTCAGGGACTAAGTCGACAACAGCAAGCCAGCCAAGTAAAAAAATGCTAAAAGGAACTTGGGAAGTAACAAACGTAAAATTTGTAGGAGATAAAGGATTATATAAAGCCTTTTTATTCGATTTAGCAGATTCATCTTGTTTTAAAGGTGGAGAGTGGGTGTTTATTCCAAACAATGGTTCAGGAAAATTTTCTACTAATGTAAACAGTTCTGTTTGCGATGCGTATACGCAAACTATTCATTGGTCGTTTTTAGAATCTGCAGACGGATTTACACAGTTTCAATTTAAATATGTAGGTGACGATATTAAAGCGAAGAATGTAAAATCTGGATACCGTGGAACGATTCAAGAAATTAGTGATAATATGATGGTTCTTAAAGTTCCGTCTGAATATGAAGGAAATCCATTTGATGTTATTTTAACTTATAACAAGACTTCGGATAGTATTGAAATGTAATAATTTAATATAATTAAATAAATAAACATGAAAAAATCAACAAGTATATTAATGGCACTAGCTTTAGTGTTTTCTTTATCTTTTGTGAGTTGCGATTCACTTAAAAATGCAAATGACACACAAAAAGGAGCAGGATTAGGTGTTGCCGGAGGTGCCTTAATTGGAGGTCTTATAGGTGGTAACATTACAGGAGCGCTAATTGGTGCAGCAGTAGGTGGTGCAGCAGGTGGAGTTATTGGTCACAGTATGGATAAACAAGCAGACAAGATTGAAGAAGCTCTTCCTGGAGCAGAAGTTAATCGTGTAGGTGAAGGAATTCAAGTTGTTTTTGATGATAAAAGTGGAGTGACTTTCGCAACCAATAAAGCAGATTTAACAGCTAAAGCTAAAGAAAATTTAGATGCTATTGCAGAAGTATTTATTGAATTTCCTGATACAAACTTATTAGTTGAAGGACATACAGATAATACAGGAAACGATGCTTATAACATGACTTTATCTGAAAAGAGAGCACAGTCTGTAGTTACATACTTAAAAAGTAAAGGTGTAACTGGTGATCGTTTTGACGTTACAGCATATGGAGAAACTAAACCAAGATTTGATAACGCTACAGAAGAAGGACGAACTAAAAACCGTCGTGTAGAGATTGGAGTTTCAGCTAATGAAGAAATGATTGAAGATGCAAAAGCACAAGTAGATTAAACCTCTAAAAAAATTCTATAAAAAAGCCGAGTATTATTAAATACTCCGGCTTTTTTTATGTCTTAAATATTCTATTTATTCTGATAATTCTGGTGAGTAATTTGATAACTCATAGATTTCTAAATCAAAATAAGGTACAGCTGCTAGTGAATGATCAAAGATATCAGACATGATATATTCGTAATTCTGCCAGCGTTTGTCACTACTAAAGGCATATATCTCTAAAGGAAGCCCTTGAGGCGTAGGAGCAAGCTGACGTGTCATAATGGTCATGTCTTTGTTTATTGCAGAATGACTTTCAATATAATTCTGGATATATTTTCTAAACACACCCAAATTCGTCATGTTTCTACCATTAATTAATACCGATTTATCAGCGTTATTAGTGGTATTATAACTAGTAATATCCTCTTGTCTTTGACCTAAATAATCAGATATTAATTGAATTTTTTTAAGTTCTTCAATTTTTTCATCGGTTAAATAATGAACACTTTTTGCTTTAATTATTATTGCACGTTTAATTCGTCTTCCTCCAGAGGAGCTCATCCCTCTCCAGTTTTTAAACGATTCTGATATAAGTGCATATGTTGGAATGTAAGTTATGGTTTTATCAAAATTCTGAACTTGAAGTGTATTTAAGTTAATTTCAATAACATCACCATCGGCACCAAACTTATCCATAGTAATCCAATCTCCTATACGAACAGTATCGTTTATAGCGACCTGAATACTAGCAACAAAACCAAGAATTGTGTCTTTAAAGATTAATAATAACACAGCAGAAGCAGCTCCTAATGTGGTAAAGAAAGTTTTAATTTCGATTCCAGTAAGCAAAACAAATATAAACGCAATACCAACAAGCCAAAGAAATAACATGAGCACTTGTATATAACTATCTATAGGTTTGTCTTTTAAACTAGGAATAGTTTTAAAGTAAGATTCTAAAGTGCGTAATACACTTCTAATAATCCAAATAACAAGGACAACGTTATATAGCTTTAATAACAATTCAACTATAGTTTCAAACGCAGGAAAATCAACAAATACAATAGGTACGCATTTTAAAGCAATAATTAGAGGTACAATATGTGCAACATTTCTTGGCGCTTTATGACTTACTAATAAATCGTCGAAATTGGTTTTCGATTTTGCAGCGAAAGTAGAAAATGCTTGAAGTATAATCTTTCTAGATATAAAATCTGAGATAAATAATATAACTAATAGTATAGCCAATAACACAATCATATTGAGGTATTCGGCCGA contains:
- a CDS encoding acyl-CoA thioesterase; this translates as MRFHTRKWVKPEDLNANGTLFGGTLLAWIDEEAALYSIIQLENSRVVTKYMSEINFVSSAKQGDIIEIGISVKKFGKSSLTLKCEVRNKMTRETIIEVENIIMVNLGEDGKSKPHGKTEIEFVKDRLSNQ
- a CDS encoding OmpA family protein; protein product: MKKSTSILMALALVFSLSFVSCDSLKNANDTQKGAGLGVAGGALIGGLIGGNITGALIGAAVGGAAGGVIGHSMDKQADKIEEALPGAEVNRVGEGIQVVFDDKSGVTFATNKADLTAKAKENLDAIAEVFIEFPDTNLLVEGHTDNTGNDAYNMTLSEKRAQSVVTYLKSKGVTGDRFDVTAYGETKPRFDNATEEGRTKNRRVEIGVSANEEMIEDAKAQVD
- a CDS encoding lipocalin family protein, giving the protein MKKIIYMTLALLVFSCSGTKSTTASQPSKKMLKGTWEVTNVKFVGDKGLYKAFLFDLADSSCFKGGEWVFIPNNGSGKFSTNVNSSVCDAYTQTIHWSFLESADGFTQFQFKYVGDDIKAKNVKSGYRGTIQEISDNMMVLKVPSEYEGNPFDVILTYNKTSDSIEM
- a CDS encoding mechanosensitive ion channel family protein, with the protein product MEDITTYFHDYFIALDIAKTSAEYLNMIVLLAILLVILFISDFISRKIILQAFSTFAAKSKTNFDDLLVSHKAPRNVAHIVPLIIALKCVPIVFVDFPAFETIVELLLKLYNVVLVIWIIRSVLRTLESYFKTIPSLKDKPIDSYIQVLMLFLWLVGIAFIFVLLTGIEIKTFFTTLGAASAVLLLIFKDTILGFVASIQVAINDTVRIGDWITMDKFGADGDVIEINLNTLQVQNFDKTITYIPTYALISESFKNWRGMSSSGGRRIKRAIIIKAKSVHYLTDEKIEELKKIQLISDYLGQRQEDITSYNTTNNADKSVLINGRNMTNLGVFRKYIQNYIESHSAINKDMTIMTRQLAPTPQGLPLEIYAFSSDKRWQNYEYIMSDIFDHSLAAVPYFDLEIYELSNYSPELSE